A window of Pseudodesulfovibrio hydrargyri contains these coding sequences:
- a CDS encoding restriction endonuclease subunit S — MIQEKTKRLVHSKYQSASLKRVAKLFAGHPFRGRIEHDPEGTISVVQLKNVDPVLGVNENRLPKVVPTGRRRPTFLEQGDILFVNRGMRFFGALVDKPLKKAVAAPHFFIIKANPALVRPDYLAWFLNSKQAQRYYGQCAAGTALPHITRKTLEALPVPVPSLERQALIAKVYQCGLQEKILTERIVEQRELLLSEILDAASQE; from the coding sequence ATGATTCAAGAAAAAACAAAAAGATTGGTGCATTCAAAATATCAATCGGCTTCTTTGAAGCGCGTGGCGAAATTGTTCGCCGGGCATCCGTTTCGGGGCAGGATTGAACACGATCCGGAAGGCACGATATCCGTGGTCCAGCTTAAGAATGTGGACCCTGTTCTGGGGGTAAACGAGAATCGGTTGCCCAAGGTCGTGCCGACTGGGCGCCGCCGCCCTACTTTTCTGGAGCAAGGGGATATCCTTTTCGTGAACCGGGGGATGCGGTTTTTCGGGGCGCTGGTCGACAAGCCGCTCAAGAAAGCCGTCGCCGCGCCGCATTTCTTCATTATCAAGGCCAACCCCGCGTTGGTTCGTCCGGACTATCTGGCCTGGTTCCTGAACAGCAAGCAGGCCCAGCGATATTATGGGCAGTGCGCGGCCGGGACGGCCTTGCCGCATATCACCCGAAAGACGTTGGAGGCGCTTCCGGTTCCGGTGCCGTCTCTCGAAAGGCAAGCGCTGATAGCCAAGGTCTACCAGTGTGGTTTGCAAGAAAAAATTCTGACGGAGCGGATCGTGGAGCAGCGGGAATTGCTGTTGTCCGAGATACTGGACGCCGCATCGCAAGAGTAA
- a CDS encoding restriction endonuclease subunit S, with product MGIAMVFKSTPWPLKMVSSQGQVQAGRQRSPHFVEGKMRCYLRVANVFDGFIDTSDIKQMPFSDKEYEIYKLAQGDILLNEGQSLELVGRPAIYAGKPASCCFQNTLVRFRPGPECDPKYALQLFQLCLQIGVFASIASQTTSIAHLGVKRFSRLKLPFPPKKEQQAIATILSTWDRAIEKAEAIIEAKERRKAGLMQRLLTGKVRFGEFVKSQARQKTKSYDLPEDWGYPTIGDIAVAVSQKNGTKTSLPVLSCTKHSGLVDSLAYFGKQVFSKDLSTYKVVPRGAFAYATNHIEEGSIGYQDLHDKALISPMYTVFKTSGVVHDGFLFKLLKTEWYRHIFQTRTSASVDRRGSLRWKEFAKIHIPLPSMEEQGKIAEILDKAEQEIEEHRNQLVALKEQKKGLMQQLLTGKVRVKS from the coding sequence ATGGGTATAGCGATGGTTTTTAAGTCCACCCCTTGGCCATTAAAGATGGTCTCTTCGCAGGGACAAGTGCAAGCAGGTCGTCAACGCTCTCCTCATTTTGTTGAGGGTAAGATGAGGTGTTATCTTAGAGTTGCCAATGTATTCGATGGGTTCATCGACACCTCGGATATAAAACAAATGCCCTTTTCAGATAAAGAATATGAAATCTATAAGTTAGCCCAGGGGGACATCCTCCTTAATGAAGGGCAAAGCCTTGAGCTTGTTGGCCGCCCAGCAATATATGCAGGAAAGCCTGCAAGCTGCTGTTTTCAAAACACTTTAGTACGTTTTCGACCAGGGCCAGAATGTGATCCTAAATATGCTTTGCAGCTTTTTCAGCTTTGCCTTCAGATTGGTGTTTTTGCATCCATAGCAAGTCAGACGACTTCGATAGCACATCTAGGAGTTAAACGTTTTTCCCGGTTAAAGCTTCCTTTCCCACCGAAAAAAGAGCAACAGGCCATTGCCACAATTTTGTCCACCTGGGACCGTGCCATCGAGAAGGCCGAGGCCATAATCGAGGCCAAGGAGCGGCGGAAAGCGGGACTCATGCAGCGGCTCCTGACGGGCAAGGTGCGGTTCGGGGAATTTGTGAAGTCCCAGGCACGGCAGAAGACCAAGTCTTACGACCTCCCAGAGGACTGGGGGTATCCGACCATCGGGGATATCGCTGTGGCGGTATCGCAGAAGAACGGAACGAAAACCTCGCTCCCGGTGCTTTCCTGCACCAAACATTCTGGCCTCGTCGATTCCCTGGCCTACTTTGGAAAGCAGGTCTTCAGCAAGGACCTGTCCACCTACAAGGTTGTTCCGAGAGGGGCCTTCGCCTACGCGACGAACCATATCGAAGAGGGGTCCATCGGATATCAAGACCTTCATGACAAGGCCCTGATCAGCCCCATGTACACGGTCTTCAAAACATCGGGTGTCGTTCACGACGGTTTTCTTTTCAAGTTGCTGAAGACCGAATGGTACCGCCACATATTCCAGACCCGGACAAGCGCATCGGTGGATAGACGAGGGAGCCTTCGTTGGAAGGAATTTGCCAAAATTCACATCCCGTTGCCGAGCATGGAAGAACAGGGAAAAATCGCCGAGATCCTCGACAAGGCCGAACAGGAAATCGAGGAACACCGCAATCAGCTCGTCGCCCTCAAGGAACAGAAAAAGGGTCTCATGCAGCAATTATTGACCGGAAAAGTGCGAGTAAAATCATAA
- a CDS encoding KTSC domain-containing protein: MQHHSVSSRAIRSIGYDEVSMTMEVVFRSGSTRYRFCGVPKSVFTAFLNAGSKGSYFHRHIKDHYHC, translated from the coding sequence ATGCAGCATCACTCGGTGTCTTCAAGAGCGATCAGGTCCATCGGTTATGATGAGGTCTCCATGACAATGGAAGTAGTCTTTCGATCTGGATCAACTCGGTACCGTTTTTGTGGTGTGCCGAAATCCGTTTTTACCGCCTTTTTAAATGCCGGTTCAAAAGGATCATATTTCCATAGGCATATTAAAGATCATTACCACTGTTAG
- the dinD gene encoding DNA damage-inducible protein D, translated as MTRERSVEKAHHLTFEELKLQDENGDDFWLARQLSKVLGYGEYRNFLPVIEKAKTSCENSGQPVSDHFVEVHEMIALGKGGQRAMESYALSRYACYLIVQNADPSKPVIANGQTYFAIQTRRQELADDESFQQLKEEEKRLFLREEMKEHNKQLVKAAQQAGVESGLDFAIFQNHGYKGLYGGLDAKGIHQRKGLKKSQNILDNMGSTELAANLFRATQTEEKLRRENIRGKQAANQTHFEVGKKVRQTIKELGGTMPEELPVPDEDLAKVARRVKAAEKKALETKGKEEE; from the coding sequence ATGACCAGGGAACGAAGCGTCGAGAAGGCGCACCACCTGACTTTTGAAGAGCTGAAGCTTCAGGACGAGAACGGGGATGATTTTTGGCTGGCCCGCCAGTTGTCGAAAGTGCTTGGCTACGGGGAATACCGCAACTTCCTCCCCGTCATAGAAAAGGCTAAAACGAGCTGTGAAAACAGCGGTCAGCCGGTGTCCGATCATTTCGTGGAGGTCCACGAGATGATCGCCCTGGGCAAGGGGGGGCAGAGGGCCATGGAGTCCTATGCCCTCAGCCGCTACGCCTGTTACCTGATCGTGCAGAATGCCGATCCCTCAAAGCCGGTCATCGCCAATGGGCAGACCTATTTTGCCATCCAGACCCGTCGGCAGGAACTGGCGGATGACGAGTCGTTCCAGCAGCTCAAGGAAGAAGAGAAGCGGCTGTTCTTGCGCGAGGAGATGAAGGAGCACAACAAGCAACTGGTGAAGGCCGCCCAGCAGGCCGGGGTCGAATCCGGCCTTGATTTCGCCATCTTCCAGAACCACGGCTACAAGGGATTGTACGGCGGCCTCGACGCCAAGGGCATCCATCAACGCAAGGGGCTGAAAAAGAGTCAAAACATCCTCGACAACATGGGCAGCACTGAACTTGCCGCCAACCTGTTTCGTGCCACGCAGACCGAGGAGAAGCTTCGGCGCGAGAACATCCGGGGCAAACAAGCGGCCAACCAGACCCATTTCGAGGTCGGCAAGAAGGTCCGCCAGACCATCAAGGAGTTAGGCGGAACCATGCCCGAGGAACTGCCCGTGCCGGATGAGGATTTGGCAAAGGTCGCCCGACGGGTAAAGGCTGCGGAAAAGAAGGCGCTTGAAACCAAGGGAAAAGAGGAGGAATGA
- a CDS encoding type I restriction-modification system subunit M: MTTTKVNQKEINDILFKACDTFRGILNASQYKDYILAMLFVKYLSDVYRERYDELSQQFKGDKERIGRRLARERFVMPEGCTFYDLFDQRNATNVGEVINTTFEKIEDANRAKLQGVFRNIDYNSEANLGKTKDRNRRLKKFLEDLNDPRLDLRPSRVGNLDVIGNAYEYLIANFAAGAGKKAGEFYTPPEVSELIAELVDPQPGERICDPACGSGSLLIKCGNRVRRTSEDFSLYGQEINGETWALAKMNMFLHGMDRARVEWGDTLREPKLIEDDTTMKFEVVVANPPFSLDKWGYKSAQSDPHNRFHRGLPPKSKADYAFISHMIETTTLESGRVGVVVPHGVLFRGGAEGKIRQQLIEENLLDAVIGLPANLFFGTGIPAAILVFKRNRPDKDVLFIDASREYADAKNQNKLRPEDVRKIVDTYKAREFVDKYAYAAGFDELKENDFNLNIPRYVDTFEEEEEVNIAKVQGEIEELEKELAEVRKEMAGYLEELGVL; this comes from the coding sequence ATGACCACCACCAAAGTGAACCAGAAAGAGATCAATGATATCCTTTTCAAGGCGTGCGACACGTTCCGGGGCATCCTCAACGCCAGCCAGTACAAGGATTATATCCTGGCGATGCTTTTCGTGAAGTATCTCTCGGACGTTTACCGCGAGCGGTATGACGAGTTGAGCCAGCAGTTCAAGGGCGACAAGGAGCGCATCGGGCGCCGTCTGGCCAGGGAGCGTTTCGTCATGCCGGAAGGGTGCACCTTCTATGACCTTTTCGACCAGCGCAACGCCACCAATGTGGGTGAGGTCATCAACACCACCTTTGAGAAGATTGAAGACGCGAACCGTGCCAAGTTGCAGGGCGTCTTCCGCAATATCGACTACAATTCCGAGGCGAATCTCGGCAAGACCAAGGACCGCAACCGCCGTCTGAAGAAGTTCCTGGAGGACCTCAATGACCCTCGCCTGGATCTGCGCCCGTCGCGGGTGGGCAACCTGGATGTCATCGGCAATGCCTATGAATACCTTATCGCCAACTTCGCCGCCGGTGCGGGCAAGAAGGCCGGGGAATTCTACACGCCGCCGGAGGTCTCGGAGTTGATCGCGGAACTGGTTGATCCCCAGCCGGGCGAGCGCATCTGCGATCCCGCCTGCGGTTCGGGCTCGTTGCTCATCAAGTGCGGCAACCGGGTCCGCCGGACGTCCGAGGATTTTTCCCTGTACGGGCAGGAGATCAACGGCGAGACCTGGGCGCTCGCCAAGATGAATATGTTTCTGCACGGCATGGACCGGGCCAGGGTCGAATGGGGCGACACCCTGCGTGAACCCAAGCTGATCGAGGACGACACCACCATGAAGTTCGAGGTGGTGGTGGCCAATCCGCCCTTCTCCCTCGATAAGTGGGGCTACAAGTCGGCCCAGAGCGATCCGCATAATCGGTTCCATCGCGGCCTGCCGCCCAAGTCCAAGGCGGATTACGCCTTTATTTCGCACATGATCGAGACCACCACCCTGGAATCCGGGCGGGTCGGCGTGGTCGTGCCGCACGGCGTGCTTTTCCGGGGCGGCGCGGAAGGCAAGATCCGGCAGCAGCTCATTGAGGAGAACCTTCTGGATGCCGTCATCGGCCTGCCCGCCAACCTGTTCTTCGGCACGGGCATCCCGGCGGCCATCCTGGTGTTCAAGCGCAATCGGCCTGACAAGGATGTCCTGTTCATCGACGCCAGCCGGGAATACGCCGACGCCAAGAACCAGAACAAGCTGCGCCCCGAGGATGTCCGGAAGATCGTGGACACGTACAAGGCCCGCGAGTTCGTGGACAAGTACGCCTATGCCGCCGGGTTCGATGAACTCAAGGAGAATGATTTCAACTTGAATATCCCTCGCTATGTGGACACCTTCGAGGAAGAGGAAGAAGTGAACATCGCCAAAGTACAGGGCGAGATCGAGGAACTGGAAAAGGAGCTGGCCGAAGTCCGCAAGGAAATGGCCGGATACCTGGAAGAGCTGGGGGTGCTGTAA
- a CDS encoding HAD family hydrolase — protein MSFRKQRIAFVYDFDGTLAPGNMQEYDFIPKLKLTSKTFWNEVKRRAKDQQADEILAYMYLMLRKAKENDMRVTRQDFKQYAKGIEMFPGVSGWFDRVDDYAKEKGLIPQHYIISSGIREMLLGTSIANKFTDVFASSFMYDQHGVAEAPGLAVNYTTKTQFLFRINKGVRDICDNKKINQYIEADQREVPFTNMIFIGDGATDVPCMRLVKAQGGHSIAVYKPKTSKELAEQLRSEGRVHYVAPADYSKGKHMDKIAHAIIDKVAAYWAAKKL, from the coding sequence ATGAGCTTTCGCAAACAGAGAATTGCATTTGTCTACGACTTCGACGGCACGCTTGCCCCTGGGAATATGCAGGAATACGACTTCATCCCGAAACTCAAACTGACCAGTAAAACGTTCTGGAATGAGGTGAAAAGGCGCGCCAAGGATCAGCAGGCAGATGAAATTCTTGCCTACATGTATCTGATGCTTCGAAAGGCCAAAGAAAACGACATGAGGGTCACGCGGCAGGACTTCAAGCAATACGCCAAGGGTATCGAGATGTTCCCCGGGGTATCGGGGTGGTTTGACCGAGTTGACGACTATGCCAAAGAGAAAGGGCTGATTCCCCAACATTACATCATCTCCTCCGGAATACGGGAAATGCTTTTGGGAACGAGCATTGCCAACAAGTTTACCGACGTGTTCGCTTCGTCGTTCATGTACGACCAACATGGCGTCGCCGAGGCCCCCGGGCTTGCCGTCAACTATACGACCAAGACGCAGTTCCTGTTTCGGATCAACAAGGGGGTTCGGGACATCTGCGACAACAAGAAAATCAACCAGTATATCGAGGCCGATCAACGAGAAGTGCCGTTCACCAATATGATTTTCATCGGTGATGGGGCGACGGATGTCCCGTGTATGCGGCTTGTCAAAGCGCAGGGAGGACATTCCATCGCTGTGTATAAACCGAAGACTTCGAAGGAGCTTGCCGAGCAGTTGAGGAGCGAAGGCCGGGTTCATTATGTGGCCCCGGCGGACTACTCGAAAGGGAAGCACATGGACAAGATCGCCCACGCCATCATCGACAAAGTGGCGGCGTATTGGGCGGCAAAGAAGTTATAA